Part of the Deinococcus sp. LM3 genome is shown below.
CTGGAGACGCACCTCATGCAGCTCTACCACGTTTGGTTCGACCAACAGGCACTGTTCGCACGTGGCGATCGCCCGCAGGGGCTCTCCCGCCTCCAGCCACGCCTGCGCCACCTGTTGCGCCAGCAAAGCCAGCCCCGCACGAGTTTCGAACCTGAGCCCTTCAGCCCATTCGCTGCCGTCCAGGCCAGGCAGAAAGGGGCCCTGATAGAGGCTCAGTGCCCGAGACAGATTCTGCGCGATCAGGGCCGCGCGCCATTCCAGGAGGTCCAGGCGCACGGCATAGCCCGCACCGATCTGGTAGCGCCGCGCGTGGTACGGCCCGTCAGTGATAATTACGTCCTCCCCGATGTGCCGCCGCGCTTCCGCCAGATGGGTCTTGATGGCACTGGCCGCAGCATTGGGGAATTTGTCCGGGTATAACACCAGCTGAAAGTCCTGCCGGGTCTGGCCTGGCCGCAGCACCAGGCACGCCAGAAGGGCTACGGCCCCTGGGCTCAGTGGCACAGCCTCGCCTTCCACGGTGACCTGCTCGGTCCCCAGGGTGGAGATGTCCAGGCGCGTCAGGGGCCCGTCCAGGCCCTGCACTGGCACGCCCCGCAGGCCAGCGGCGTTCCCGAGCAGACCAGAGAGCGCCGAGCGGAGCGCTGGATCGAGTGCGCCGGCGTGCAGGCTCTCGGCCACATCCTCCAGGTCCGCCGTGAACGCCGGCAGCATCTGCAATCGGGCGAAATCTTCGGCGGCCGCCTGCAATTGGGCTGGAAAGTCAGCGGAGCGGCTGAGGTACAGGGCGTGCGCGTGATGGAGTTTCGCCCGCGCGGCCCAGACCGGCTGGCCTTGCGCCGTGGACCCTTCCGTCGCCTGGGTCAGGTCCCGCGCGGCCTGCAGCGGCTGGCCTTCCCGCCAAGCCAGAATGCCCCGGGCCAGCAGCACGGCGGGTGGCAGTGACTGACCAGGCGGGGTCACCCACAGGTACAGCGCTGCATACCCCTGCGCGAAGCGCCCCTGCCGCCCGTGGTATTCCGCGAGTCTGGGCGCCAGCCACCGGGCGATCTCCACATCCTCCAGAGCGTCGGTCATCCCCTGCAGGGTCGTGAGCACCTGGCCGTACTGCCGCCACTCGCCCCGCCGGGCGTGCAGCATGGCCATGCTGGTCATCAGGTGCCCTTTGGCGCGCTGGGAGGACGTGGTGTCCAGCAAAGCCCTGGCTTCTTCCAGCGCGTCCCCGATGTCGTGGGCCTCCCCCACAGCCACGAGCAGATCGAGCCAGCCCTGCAAGGCGGTCAGCCGCGGCAAGGGGTTGGGAGCCGCCGGCAGGTTGAGCAGCACCGCGCGGTAGAGCCGGGTGGCGCGCGCCACCTGCCCGCTTGTGACGAGCATCCGGGCCAGCGACACCGTTACTCGGACCGCCCCAGCTTCGTCCCCGAGGGCCAGGTAGCCGTGCATCGCCCGCTCCACGCGCCGGAGACCTGACTCAGTCGCGCCCTGCTGAAACTCGGTCACACCCCACCAGCGTTCCAGCCGCCACTGGAGCTCACCGTCCATTTGATTGGCGTATTCAGCGAAGTGTGCCTGGGCTTCCCCCCACCGGCCCGTGGCGCGCAGGAGATTGCCGTATTCCACGGTGGCTTCCCGGTCACCGGTCAGATGGGCGCGCAGCAGCTCAGGTTCGGCCTGCTGGAACCGCCCCAACCGCAGTGCACTGACACCCAGCAGACGCCGTTCACTGGTCGTCAGGTGTGCCTGACCCTGCAGATCGGTGACGAGTTGCTCGTACTGGCCCTGCTCGAAGAGTCTTGAACGCTGCACTGGACGCCTTTTCCGATGTTCGACCGATGCCTTCATAGCTTCGGCGGGATGAAATTCATGTCTGTGTTGAGGCTGCTGTTCGGCCTGGTGGTCGCGTCATGGGGCGTGGCTCAGGCGGAACCCACGATACCGCCCCCCACCCCGCCCGCGACTGGCAGCACGCCCAATGGGCTGGGTAGCAACGACTACGGCTTGGAGTGACGTGTCAGTACGGGGCACGTGCCGAGGTTAGAGCGTTGCCCTTCGGTCATTGAAATTGAACAGACAGGTTATTCACTTTCAGGAGGATCTCGATGCACCACGTCCCCGTTTCATCAAGCAATCTCGCTTCTGTTGGCTATGACGCTCTTACGCAGACTTTGGAAGTCGCTTTCCAGAATGGCAGTCTGTATAGCTATGCGGGCGTCCCTGCTGCAGTTCATCAAGACTTGATGAGCGCGTCGTCGCACGGTACGTACTTCTCCGCCAACATTCGGAACAAATACCCCACACGCAAACTGCGCTAGATGGCAATATGTCTGTGATTAGCGCGCTTTCGAGTGCCCGGCCGGAAGCCGGGCACTTCTGCCGTTACCATGCTGTCCATGGGCACTGGGGCGACTGAGAAGGATCTCTTCGAGATCATGCGTCGTCAGTCTGAGCAGATCGACCAACTGATCGCCGAGAACAAGGCCCTCAAAGCGGAAATCGCCCGCCTGAAGAAGCGCATCAAGGAACTCGAACGGCGGGAACGCAAGTACGCCGCCCCCTTCAGTCGGGAGAAGCGCACCGCCGATCCCAAATCACCAGGACGCCGTCCTGGTGAAGGTACCTTCGCCCACAAGGCCTCACCCACGCCACAGCAGATCACGGCCACCGTGGAGGTCGACACGCCCAACACCTGTCCTCGCTGTGGGTTCACGGGCCTGCTGATCTTCACCCGTCAGGACAAGGCCTGGGTCACGGAACTCGTCCCCCAGAACGCCATGCAGGTCACCGAGTACCACGTGCCCGTCATGGAGTGCCCGCAGTGTCACCACGCAGTGCGTGGTGACCATCCCGACCTGAAAGCCGATCAGGTCGGTGCGACTGCCCATCGACTCGGCCCCGTCCTGCACGCCACCCTGCAGACCCTGCATCACGAGCTAGGCCTGCCGGTCCGCCGAATCGGTCGGGTCATGGACCTCCTCGGCGGCCTCCAGATCACGCAGGGTGCGATCACGCAAGCCGCCCAGCGGCTTGCGGCCGACGGAAGCGCCCTGGCGGCCCACGTCGACGCACTGCAGACACAGATCCAGCAGGCGCCCTACGTGCATCACGACGACACCGGCTGGCGGATCGGCGCCCAGAACGCCTGGGTAGGCGCCTTCCGCAGCGCCGACACCGTGCTGTTCCGCGCGAACCTGCGTCACACGAACGTGGAAGTCCGGGAAGGTCTGGGGCAGAACTTCGCCGGCGTGCTGATCAGTGACCGTTTCTCCTCGTACGACAGCCGCTTCCTGCAGGACGTCCGGCAGCAGAAGTGCCTGGCGCACCTGATCCGCAACGCAGATGAGGTCGCCGCTGGTCTCCAGCGGCGACCCGGGCGGGGAGAGCTGTACGGGCAACGGGTCGCGCAGGTGTTCCGGGACGGCATCCGATTGCACCAGGACGTGACGACTGGGGTCTGTACGCGAGAGGAGTACGCGCAGCAGGGTGAGGAACTCACCCTGCGTCTGGACGCCCTGCTGAACCGGGCACCGCTGAAGTCGAAAGCGAACGAGCGACTCCGACTGGGCATCCTGAAGCAGAGCGTGCTCGAGCGGTTGTGGCGGTTCCTGAAGGACCCGGACATTCCACCGACGAACAACGCCGCGGAACGTGCCCTGCGGACAGTGGTGATGGCGAGGAAGGTCTCGCAGTGCAGCAAAAATGCGGTGGGTGCGCAGACGTACATGCGGATCAAGTCCACCGTGGAGACCGCGCGGTTGCGCGGTCAGGACCCTGTCGTGGTCCTGACCGGCTTGATGCGCTAACTGGGCGCTTGACCTTTCGACCGACCGCTAATCACAGACGGCAATATTAATCGAATGGAAAGCGGCTTCATCTGTCGCTAGGGTCTCTCCAATGGGCATGGTCTGCATCAAAAAACACAGCTCATCAGCGCTGCGCACCAGGCCGCTTCTCTGACACTTATCAACGGGGCGTGTAGAAGCATCTCGGTCCAAACCTGTCGGTAAACACTCGAAGCCCGATACGTGCACTGTGTGTGACCTCCGCCCAATTCTGCGCGCTGTGACGCAATGCTGATGGGACTAGGCATTCAGCGCTACGCATGGCAAATCACGAATATTAAGGTTAAATTTCGCTTAAAACAGATTGACGCTGATAGACTGATGTGAGATTACTCACAGCGGCGCGACTCGTTCAATACCTGTGCGCCTGCCTCACCGCTCCTGAGTCAACCCCTAACCCGAGCAGCGGGAAGGAGATCACCATGGCTGACATCCAACGACACTTTGAAACGTTCGTCAACACGATCAAACTCAGTGGTGAGGAAGAGATTCTGCGCCAGAAGCGGACGGCCATCGTCGACGCTCTGCGGATCGGCCTCGAACGCGATTTCAAGGCGCGCGGGGAAGCCGTACCCACGTTTACGCACTTCAATCAGGGCAGCTACAGCCTGAAAACCGGGGTCAAGCCCGAAGGTAGTAGCAACGACTACGACATTGACGTCGGCATCGTCTTCGCTGAAGATCCCAAAGACCACGCCGATGACCCGGTCAAACTCAAGCGGTGGGTTCGCGACGCTCTGGACGGTCATACGAAGGACATCCGCATCAAAACGCCCTGCGTGACTGTGATGTACCAGGTCGGGTACCATGTCGACCTCGCCGTCTATGCCCACCCTGACAAGAAGACCAGCGGTGAATTGCCGCTGTCCTGGGGCAAGGAGCATGCAGCCGTGCAGGAGTGGCAGGACAACCACCCCAGCAAACTCGCTGACCTCATCAAGCAGACGTTTCCAGACAAAGAGCAGCGCCGTCAGTTCCGGCGCGTGTTGCGTGCCCTGAAGCGCTGGCGCGACCGTAAGTACAAAAGCGCGACCAGCCACGCTGCACCCGTGGGGGTCGGACTCACGGTGGCCGGCCTGACCTGGTTCCGCCCCCAGATCGACACCTTCAATCAGACCGCGAACGATCGGCTCGCCACGGAACTGTTCGTTCGTCAGCTGCTCGCCAACTTCAGGGATGGCGTGTGGAGTTCGAAGGATGAGGCTTCAGGCCGCCGACTTGTGGTGAAGCTCCCCTTCACCCCATACAAGGACGTCTTCGAGCGCATCAACAACAGCAACATGGGCAAGCTCGAAGGCTTCCTCAAGTCCCTCCTGGCTGACCTGGAAACTGCTGGCTCCGCAAGTTCCACCAAGGACGCGTGCGCCGCAATGCGCCGTCAGTTCGGTCCGGACTTTCCCGAAGGAGACGACACGGACGGCACCACCGAAGGGTCCAAGAAGCACCCGCCAGTGATTGTGCCCTCCCACACCTCCGGGTGAGCGTGGCGCAACCCACTGCTCAAGTTCTGGCCGCCCTGGACGAGTTTGCCGCCACTGGCGCCTTGCGGGACGCCCAGGTCAAGCGCGCCACCCGTCACCTGACGTGGGCGACGAACCACGATGTGGTCGCCTACGTCGAAGGGCAGCTGACCATTCTGGGGTGGGACGTGTACGTGCGGGTGGGTGTCACATCGGCCTTCCCGCACGACCTGCCGTTCGTTCAGGTGGCGGCTACTGGGGACGATCTCGACGGGCAGGTTACCGGGCACCTGGAAAGCGATGGGAACGTGTGCTTCACCGCGTCCCGCGACGTGCTGTTCGACCCCCACCGCCCTGTGGATCTCCTCACCGCCTGCCTGGGCCTGGCCACCACCACCCTCAGCGATGCGCGGACATCACCTGACAACAGCGGAATCCTAGACGAGTTCGCCAGTCACTGGAGTCACGCTCTCCCAGCCAGGAAACAGGTGCCGCTCCTCCCGATGTACTTCACGCCTGACGACCGCCTGAGACCTGTGCACGCCTGGCGGAAGGCTGATCGCCGCACCGCGCATCAGCTGAGCAAGCGGACTTCAAAAGCGCCGGTGTCAGCCAGCCAGTTGGACATCATTGCAGTTGCCGATGATCCTGCCGCAGCTCGGCAGTTCGATCAACTTGCCCCGGATCGGTTGGTACCGCCCACGGCCACGGCGCTCTACATCCCTCTCCAGGCTGGTCCGTCCCTGCTGCCCCCTGCGCCCGGGCACCCCTGGACAGTGGCCAGTCTGCGGGACGTGGTGAGGCGCCACCTCCTACCTGACACACTGACTGCACTGGACGCGCTGCTGATGCAGCGACAGTCCCCACAGGATCTGATCATCCTGGGTATTCCCCGGCCGACAGGCACTGGGCCTGGACGGTACGCCGCCGTGGCCGTGCGCCTCAGTGGCATGCGTGCTGCGCACGCCCTCCTGCCTGCTTCGAGGCTGACCCACACCCGCCTGACCATGCAGTCCGTGCGGCGCCTTGACCGGGCGTACGTGATGCAGCGTGGTGGCAGCAATGACCAGCTCAGCAACCGACGCGTGTTGCTGCTCGGGTGCGGCGCGCTGGGCGGACACCTTGCATTCATGCTGGCAGCCGCTGGGATCGGCGCGCTGACCCTGGTTGACCTGGATACCTTCACTCTGGACAACACGTTCCGTCACGCGCTGGGACGGCGCTTCGTGGGAAAGCCCAAGGTGGAGGCGATGGCGCTGGCCCTGCGGGAACGCTACCCGTATCTCCAGGTGACGCCCGTGCAGGGGCGGACGACGCAGGTCATCGGGCGTGAAGTCCATCTCGGCGACTTCGACCTGATCGTTGACGCGACCGGGAGTGCCACCCATCACCTCAGCCTCGCCGACCTCCTGAGGGCCGGGCCGCATCCCCCCGCGTTGCTCTCCTGGCTAGACGCGTTGGGTCTCGGGGGGCACACCGCCACGGTGTACGCCGATCAACCTGGCTGCCCCCGGTGCCTGTACAGCGACCCGGCCGCGCCCATGTGGAATGCCGGATCGTTCATTGCGCCGGGGCAGGATGTCGGTCGGGATGCACTGGGCTGCGGCACGGCCTTTACACCCTTTACGGATCTGGACGCCATCCGGACGGCTGAGTTCACTGCGCGTCAGGCGGTGGCCATCCTCACCGGAGCGGAGGGGCTGTCTTTGCTGCGCTCTTGGAAGGGCGCCCGCGCCGCTCTCCGCGCGGCCCATGTCACACTCAGCGCACGGGCAGTAAGAAAGCGGCGGCACCTGAATGTCGGCGAGGGGTTTGCTCAGGTCACCTGCCCAATCTGTGGAGACGCATGAATCTGGAATTGCCCTTACCGACAGGCGGCACCGTCACGGTCACGGCTGCCGTTCTGAACGCGCTGTGGGGCTTCGTGCAGCATCAGCCGGACGCCACAGAGGCTGGCGGCATGCTGATCGGCCACCATCCTGAGGCAACGCCAGGCATCATCCTCGACCGGCACACTACGCCACAACCGGAAGACCAGCGCAGCCGCTACCGTTACCACCGGGATCAGGCGGCGCATCAGGTGCTCCTGAGCATGCAGTGGACCCTAAGCGGCCACACGCGCACATACGTCGGAGAGTGGCACACGCACCCAGAGGCTGTACCGACTCCGTCCAAGCTGGATCGGCGCAGCTGGAAGGCGGCGCTTCGGGAGACCGACTTCCGCGGGCCGGGTTTGGTGTTCATCATCGTCGGCACCCAACGCACGCGCGTGTGGTTCGGGCAGAAGGGTCAGACAACGTTCCCTTTGTTGGTTGAGATGCCCACAGGAGGCCAGCATGGCACCCAAGAAGAAACAAGCAACTGATCAACCCGTCACGCCCGCCGTCACGGAAGTTCTGGAACAGAAGAAAACGGGGGGGCGTACGCCATTACCACCAAAGGTGCAGAACGAGGTGTGGGGTCGGGCAGCAGGCCGCTGCCAATTCGGCGGCTGCAATAAGCCTCTGTTAAATGACGATCTGACGGGTCAACGACACAACGGAGCCATCATTGCGCACATTGTCGCGGCGGCCGCAAACGGCCCTCGCGGTGACGCCGTCCGGTCGCCTCTCCTGATCAAGGATCCTGCAAACCTTATGCTCACCTGCAAGGCGCATGGCAGCTTGATTGATAACCACGATTATGTCGACCAGTACACCGAAGCGGTCCTGCAGGAATACAAGCAGGCGCATGAGAAGCGCGTCCGTGATGCGACTGCCGCTCTTGATGATCAGAAGACGGCTCTGATGGTCATCCAAGGGCGCATCGCTGGGAAGGAGAGCCACATTGATCTCAACGAGATCCGCAAGGCCATTCATCCGCGGTGGCCCGGCAGTGACGATGGCGTGACAGTCGATCTCAATCACCTGACGTTGGGAGAAGACTGGGATGCCTATTGGCAAGAGGCCAGTGCCAGTATCAATGAAGGCGTCAAGGACATCATCAGAAAGGTTCGGCAAAGCTCGGCGCATGTTTCTGTGTTCGCCCTGGCACCTATTCCCCTGCTGACCCTCCTGGGCTTCAAGTTAGGGAGCCGCTTGCCGGCTGACCTATTCCAAAAGCACCGAAAAAAGCCGAATAACCCTTGGTGTTGGGATGACGGAGAGCCTGGCATCGCCGACGAGTTCAACTTGTTTAAGCCTGAGGAGGTAGATGTCACCCTGACCGATGTGGCCCTGGTGGTTTCCGTATCACGGAAAGTCAATCCCGACTTGGTAACAAGGAGCCTTGGTGTCCCACATGCCCGTTTTGAGATTCAAGCCCGGTCAACGAGTACCGACTTCCTGAAATACCGGAGCCAGCTCGAATTGTTTGCGACGGAATACCGCTACATCCTGAAATTGATTGGTGAGCAATTCCCGAACGTCGAACGAATCCATCTATTCCAGGCGTCGCCGGCGCCACTCGCGATTGAGGCGGGGCGGAACCTCATTGAGAAAGCCGACGCTGAACTAGTCGTCTACGACCTCAACGGTGCCAGGTATTATCCAGCCCTGCGATTGAACGGCGGGCGGCGGTCCAAATGAATGCTCCGCAGAGATTTTCCTTGATCCGCCAAGCGGATGCGACGGGCGTCAGCGGGACGGGCCACGTCTTGGATGGTGTGATCTTTCACACGGGGCAGGTCGTGGTGTGTTGGCGCTCCGCCTTCGGCAGTATCACCATCTTTGAGAACTGGGAGGCGTTTGTTGGGGTGCACCTTCGGGCCCACCCTGAGAACTGTGCCTCCCTCGTGTTTCTGGATGGCGACGCAAAAGAAGTGTGATCCTGATGGCGAGCGCCTCAGCACCTGACACTTCAGGTTGAATGGCGTCCTGGACGCAGTGCGGCATGACAAAGGGCGGTATCTGGGTCTGTGACAATCCGCGATACCGCCCGCCTGCATGCTGACACGCTGGCTGCCCACCTCAAAGCCCACCTGCCTCATCGCCGCCTTGATGCCCTGAGGCGTCTGGCCGAAGTGCTCCTGGCACTGCTTCAGGCGGAGTCCACCCGGCACCGCAAGATCGCGCTCCATTTGCCTCGGGACGCCAGTCTCGAATCCAAGACCCGCACCGTGGCCCGCGTCTTCCACGATGCTCAGCTCACCCCGCAGGACGT
Proteins encoded:
- a CDS encoding KTSC domain-containing protein produces the protein MHHVPVSSSNLASVGYDALTQTLEVAFQNGSLYSYAGVPAAVHQDLMSASSHGTYFSANIRNKYPTRKLR
- a CDS encoding IS66 family transposase, which codes for MGTGATEKDLFEIMRRQSEQIDQLIAENKALKAEIARLKKRIKELERRERKYAAPFSREKRTADPKSPGRRPGEGTFAHKASPTPQQITATVEVDTPNTCPRCGFTGLLIFTRQDKAWVTELVPQNAMQVTEYHVPVMECPQCHHAVRGDHPDLKADQVGATAHRLGPVLHATLQTLHHELGLPVRRIGRVMDLLGGLQITQGAITQAAQRLAADGSALAAHVDALQTQIQQAPYVHHDDTGWRIGAQNAWVGAFRSADTVLFRANLRHTNVEVREGLGQNFAGVLISDRFSSYDSRFLQDVRQQKCLAHLIRNADEVAAGLQRRPGRGELYGQRVAQVFRDGIRLHQDVTTGVCTREEYAQQGEELTLRLDALLNRAPLKSKANERLRLGILKQSVLERLWRFLKDPDIPPTNNAAERALRTVVMARKVSQCSKNAVGAQTYMRIKSTVETARLRGQDPVVVLTGLMR
- a CDS encoding SAVED domain-containing protein yields the protein MAPKKKQATDQPVTPAVTEVLEQKKTGGRTPLPPKVQNEVWGRAAGRCQFGGCNKPLLNDDLTGQRHNGAIIAHIVAAAANGPRGDAVRSPLLIKDPANLMLTCKAHGSLIDNHDYVDQYTEAVLQEYKQAHEKRVRDATAALDDQKTALMVIQGRIAGKESHIDLNEIRKAIHPRWPGSDDGVTVDLNHLTLGEDWDAYWQEASASINEGVKDIIRKVRQSSAHVSVFALAPIPLLTLLGFKLGSRLPADLFQKHRKKPNNPWCWDDGEPGIADEFNLFKPEEVDVTLTDVALVVSVSRKVNPDLVTRSLGVPHARFEIQARSTSTDFLKYRSQLELFATEYRYILKLIGEQFPNVERIHLFQASPAPLAIEAGRNLIEKADAELVVYDLNGARYYPALRLNGGRRSK
- a CDS encoding ThiF family adenylyltransferase codes for the protein MAQPTAQVLAALDEFAATGALRDAQVKRATRHLTWATNHDVVAYVEGQLTILGWDVYVRVGVTSAFPHDLPFVQVAATGDDLDGQVTGHLESDGNVCFTASRDVLFDPHRPVDLLTACLGLATTTLSDARTSPDNSGILDEFASHWSHALPARKQVPLLPMYFTPDDRLRPVHAWRKADRRTAHQLSKRTSKAPVSASQLDIIAVADDPAAARQFDQLAPDRLVPPTATALYIPLQAGPSLLPPAPGHPWTVASLRDVVRRHLLPDTLTALDALLMQRQSPQDLIILGIPRPTGTGPGRYAAVAVRLSGMRAAHALLPASRLTHTRLTMQSVRRLDRAYVMQRGGSNDQLSNRRVLLLGCGALGGHLAFMLAAAGIGALTLVDLDTFTLDNTFRHALGRRFVGKPKVEAMALALRERYPYLQVTPVQGRTTQVIGREVHLGDFDLIVDATGSATHHLSLADLLRAGPHPPALLSWLDALGLGGHTATVYADQPGCPRCLYSDPAAPMWNAGSFIAPGQDVGRDALGCGTAFTPFTDLDAIRTAEFTARQAVAILTGAEGLSLLRSWKGARAALRAAHVTLSARAVRKRRHLNVGEGFAQVTCPICGDA
- a CDS encoding Mov34/MPN/PAD-1 family protein, with product MNLELPLPTGGTVTVTAAVLNALWGFVQHQPDATEAGGMLIGHHPEATPGIILDRHTTPQPEDQRSRYRYHRDQAAHQVLLSMQWTLSGHTRTYVGEWHTHPEAVPTPSKLDRRSWKAALRETDFRGPGLVFIIVGTQRTRVWFGQKGQTTFPLLVEMPTGGQHGTQEETSN
- a CDS encoding nucleotidyltransferase; this translates as MADIQRHFETFVNTIKLSGEEEILRQKRTAIVDALRIGLERDFKARGEAVPTFTHFNQGSYSLKTGVKPEGSSNDYDIDVGIVFAEDPKDHADDPVKLKRWVRDALDGHTKDIRIKTPCVTVMYQVGYHVDLAVYAHPDKKTSGELPLSWGKEHAAVQEWQDNHPSKLADLIKQTFPDKEQRRQFRRVLRALKRWRDRKYKSATSHAAPVGVGLTVAGLTWFRPQIDTFNQTANDRLATELFVRQLLANFRDGVWSSKDEASGRRLVVKLPFTPYKDVFERINNSNMGKLEGFLKSLLADLETAGSASSTKDACAAMRRQFGPDFPEGDDTDGTTEGSKKHPPVIVPSHTSG